In Rutidosis leptorrhynchoides isolate AG116_Rl617_1_P2 chromosome 2, CSIRO_AGI_Rlap_v1, whole genome shotgun sequence, one genomic interval encodes:
- the LOC139890874 gene encoding uncharacterized protein — MQSLTIHSSIFNLTPPFLAPLQIRPKFFNFRPTNTTLTTIMSSSSFDKFKVNSKAADGGLLTITEFAAKQGADVTDDLVLLFTHLEFAFKKIAALVASPVNSTLGKSSGDDNNVGPGRDKPKPLDIVSNEIILSCLRNSGKVAVMASEEDDAPVWISDNAPFVVVTDPLDGSRNIDASIPTGTIFGVYNRLIELDSLPVEEKALLNSLQSGSKLVAAGYVLYSSATIMCTSFGCGAHAFTLDRTTGDFVLTHPNIKIPPRGQIYSVNDARYFDWPEGLRRYIDTIRQGKGKFPKKYSARYICSLVADFHRTLMYGGVAMNPRDHLRVVYEANPLSFLAEQAGGKGSDGKKRILSIQPVKLHQRLPLFLGSPDDVDELESFGDVQQTVNPGYDV, encoded by the exons ATGCAATCACTCACAATCCATTCTTCCATTTTCAACCTCACTCCCCCTTTTCTCGCACCACTTCAAATCCGACCTAAATTCTTCAACTTCCGCCCTACAAATACAACATTAACAACAATCATGTCTTCTTCTTCTTTTGATAAATTTAAGGTTAATTCAAAAGCTGCTGATGGAGGTCTTCTTACTATCACTGAATTCGCTGCCAAACAAGGGGCTGATGTAACTGATGATCTGGTCCTTTTATTTACTCATTTAGAGTTCGCTTTCAAGAAAATTGCAGCTCTTGTTGCTTCTCCGGTTAATTCTACCCTCGGTAAAAGCTCCGGTGACGACAATAATGTCGGGCCGGGTCGAGATAAACCCAAACCACTCGACATTGTTTCC AATGAGATAATCTTATCTTGTTTAAGAAACTCTGGGAAAGTTGCTGTTATGGCTTCCGAAGAAGATGATGCTCCTGTTTGGATAAGTGATAATGCCCCATTTGTGGTGGTTACTGATCCTTTGGATGGTTCTCGAAATATTGACGCTTCTATCCCTACTGGAACTATTTTTGGGGTTTATAATCGGTTGATAGAACTCGATAGTCTTCCCGTAGAAGAAAAGGCGTTGCTGAATTCGTTACAAAGTGGCAGTAAGCTGGTTGCTGCAGGCTATGTTCTTTATTCATCGGCTACCATAATGTGCACAAGTTTCGGTTGTGGTGCACATGCGTTCACTTTAGATCGTACGACGGGTGACTTTGTTCTCACACATCCAAACATTAAGATTCCTCCTCGAG GTCAAATATATTCAGTCAACGATGCTCGATATTTTGACTGGCCAGAGGGTCTTAGGCGATACATCGACACTATCAGACAAGGCAAAGGCAAGTTCCCTAAAAAGTACTCTGCTCGTTACATTTGTTCGTTAGTTGCCGATTTCCACAGAACGTTAATGTATGGCGGAGTAGCAATGAACCCTAGAGATCATCTTCGAGTTGTGTACGAggcaaaccctctgagttttctAGCCGAACAAGCAGGCGGAAAAGGGTCTGATGGTAAGAAGCGGATTTTGTCGATTCAACCGGTTAAGTTGCATCAAAGACTTCCATTGTTTCTGGGAAGCCCAGATGATGTCGATGAGTTGGAAAGTTTTGGTGATGTTCAACAAACAGTGAATCCTGGTTATGATGTATGA
- the LOC139887874 gene encoding KH domain-containing protein HEN4-like, producing the protein MTGTPFISLPIYTAATTASSPPPPPPLPPQPTIPSPSTTTATPTPKHSTGPTCFRLLCHASRIGGIIGKSGSIIKQLQHSTSSKIRIQDSPPGCEYRVITIFADSTVNKTMSFTNQETKISNLDNVNDGEEESLYSEVSAAQEALVRVCERIFCVAAETEGDYYYAADGVVSCRLLTDRFYVKFVIGRGGKRVSKITKDTGCRIRFSGQDNFSLPSCAMPNDEVVVIEGDILAVRKALIAVARILQDSPPSDKDWLLYGRSCNGFSREPPFPNGFNQERTFPNGFNQERTFPNGFNKERAFPNGFNQERAFPNGFNQESTFPNGFSQEHTLSNGFDQEHQFPNGFNQEHTLTNGYMNAETFPSADSRSFHGQRQIVFRILCSEDRIAQVIGPSGTIIRSLESESGAHISVAPSVYGCDQRLITITSIESPESPISPAQNAVILVFNRSVYENGSDSPSSGNSIFARLVIQPKQMGCLIGKQGSIMSDMRKVTGAFIKIVGGHKVPRCAPETDQVVLIKGGCVNVRDALYSVTSRLRNLFFSSRISSGLNTNGQPSFGVDPPMATRYDNQQTSLAESMHNLRVSNNVDQPSSSGSQDYQGGDGNQMNHFKGGVELGRGSTSAIITSTTVEIMVPRNIIRSVFGENGSNLARLRQISCAKVVVHETGSGLQDHIVVISGTPDQTQSAQSLLHAFILTDQQ; encoded by the exons ATGACCGGAACTCCGTTTATCTCTCTCCCAATCTACACCGCCGCAACAACCGCCTCCTCCCCGCCGCCGCCACCACCACTTCCACCACAACCCACAATCCCCTCACcctccaccaccaccgccacccCAACTCCTAAAcactccaccggccccacctgcttCCGTCTCTTATGCCACGCGTCACGCATTGGTGGCATCATCGGAAAATCAGGCTCCATAATCAAACAACTTCAACACTCCACGTCATCAAAAATCCGTATTCAAGATTCTCCCCCGGGTTGCGAATATCGCGTCATTACCATTTTTGCTGATTCCACAGTTAACAAAACGATGTCGTTTACTAATCAAGAAACAAAAATTAGCAATCTTGATAATGTTAATGATGGTGAGGAGGAGAGTTTATATAGTGAGGTTTCTGCTGCACAAGAGGCTTTAGTTAGGGTTTGTGAAAGAATTTTTTGTGTAGCTGCTGAAACTGAAGGGGATTATTATTATGCAGCTGACGGTGTCGTTTCATGTAGGTTGCTTACTGATAGGTTTTACGTTAAGTTTGTAATTGGGAGAGGTGGAAAACGTGTTTCCAAGATTACAAAGGATACAGGGTGTAGAATTCGGTTTTCGGGTCAAGATAATTTCTCTTTGCCTTCTTGTGCTATGCCTAATGATGAAGTGGTTGTG ATTGAAGGTGATATACTTGCTGTTAGAAAGGCACTTATCGCAGTTGCTCGTATTCTTCAAGATAGCCCACCTTCTGATAAAGATTGGTTGCTTTATGGTAGATCTTGCAATGGGTTTAGTCGGGAACCTCCTTTTCCAAACGGGTTCAATCAAGAACGCACATTTCCAAATGGGTTCAATCAAGAACGCACATTTCCAAATGGGTTCAATAAAGAACGCGCATTTCCAAATGGGTTCAATCAAGAACGCGCATTTCCAAATGGGTTCAATCAAGAAAGCACATTTCCAAATGGGTTCAGTCAAGAACACACATTGTCAAATGGGTTCGATCAAGAACATCAATTTCCAAATGGGTTCAATCAAGAACACACATTAACAAATGGGTACATGAATGCTGAAACATTTCCGTCTGCGGACTCAAGAAGCTTTCATGGTCAACGTCAAATAGTCTTCAGAATCCTTTGTTCTGAAGACAGGATAGCCCAAGTGATAGGACCCTCAGGGACAATTATTCGGTCTTTAGAAAGTGAATCAGGTGCTCACATAAGCGTTGCACCTTCAGTTTATGGTTGTGATCAACGTTTAATCACCATTACATCAATCGAG AGTCCAGAGTCACCAATCTCGCCTGCACAAAATGCTGTGATTCTAGTATTTAATAGGTCTGTGTATGAAAATGGGTCAGACTCTCCATCATCAGGAAACTCTATTTTTGCTAGGCTTGTGATTCAGCCGAAGCAAATGGGTTGTCTGATAGGCAAACAAGGTTCGATAATGTCGGATATGAGAAAAGTAACTGGCGCTTTTATTAAGATAGTTGGTGGACACAAAGTCCCGAGATGTGCTCCTGAAACCGATCAAGTAGTTTTG ATTAAGGGTGGGTGTGTAAATGTACGTGATGCCTTATACAGTGTCACTAGCAGGCTTCGAAACTTATTCTTCTCCAGTAGAATATCGAGTGGCCTAAATACGAATGGTCAACCCTCTTTTGGAGTTGACCCTCCGATGGCTACTCGTTACGATAATCAGCAAACAAGTTTAGCAGAGAGTATGCATAATCTTAGAGTCAGCAATAATGTAGATCAGCCTTCATCATCTGGGTCACAAGATTATCAA GGAGGAGATGGAAATCAGATGAACCATTTTAAAGGTGGCGTTGAACTTGGAAG GGGAAGTACGTCTGCTATTATAACAAGCACAACTGTGGAAATTATGGTTCCTCGAAATATCATCAGGTCCGTTTTTGGGGAGAATGGAAGCAATCTGGCTCGTTTAAGACAG ATTTCATGTGCAAAGGTTGTAGTGCATGAAACGGGCTCAGGATTGCAAGATCACATTGTAGTCATATCTGGTACTCCTGATCAAACCCAGTCGGCTCAAAGCCTCCTGCATGCGTTCATACTCACAGACCAACAGTGA